The DNA region ACAGTCTCCATTTTTTAACCTTGCCATTTGATGAGGAGAAAGGCAAAGACGAAGAATTTCATCTCTATTGACGAAAATGAGGAAAAGACTCGTCTTTGTCGATGGAGATAGAGGGTCTCCTTTGTCTCCATCAATGAAGAGATGGAGGCAAATTTCTTGATGGACAAACGAGACAATttcatctcgtcttcgtcgaATTCATCTTCCTTATCAACAAAAAACTAGGTTAAAAGTGAAAACAATGGTGGCCACCGTCACTATCATCGAAGAAGGGAGAAAACTTTAGGGATTTTGCgtgaaaaagttattttttcaaaattgagacTAAGAGTAAAATGCGAGTTTTCAGAACCTAAgagataatacaaaattatatattttttaacattattaataaaataacgattttacccttaatcttaagagaaaattttaacaacaattaataCATtagtagatatttaagtttttaaaactctacaaatatatatttatctttatattaaaactttgttaaaaaaCAGTCCTTtgatcttattttaaatattaataaatgagtaaTCCAGTCTAAGcaccttaaaaatattaatatctaTAATTTCTATTCTCagtccaataaaaaaaattagcaagaGCAATTAAATTTTGCcgcatataataatatgaataaacattctttaagagtaatattatatgtatgaaTACATCTTACTAACTTAGaatcatttgaaaaaacatTCTTTAGGTATTAAATTTTTCGACGCACATGATACAACTTCCCAAGTTACTTCATAGACGCATTTTACATTCAGTTAAGGCAAAGAGcgaaaaactaataaaatttcattttatttagatgtatgttttaaaaaatgagaaaatttacGACACCGTATTagacattttctcttttttcaagTCCTTCAGCATCTAAAACCTACAGggatatcaattatattaatacaGAAAAATACAAGACTAATCCATGTAGATTAAGATTAACTAATCCTACCTAATGTTACTTACAACATACATTTACTTTGCCGCTGTTTCATTCATTCCTTGGACATTCTCGGCTCCCAGTACAGACTGAAATATAAAACATGAACCAAATAAATATACGAGACTTGCGAAACAAGTCATGCATCCATGCAGAGAACAAAAGTTTgttctataaattgatttgaatccCTAATGTTCTCCAAATCTCATACTAGTAACTTACCATATTAAGAAGGTGGAGAGCAGCAGGCCTGGTAAATTTTCGGGCAAAAAGGAAGCATCTGGATGGTTTCCCTTTGTTGCTACACCATTCTCTCCGATATTCAGTTTCATAATAGATATTATCAATTTCCTGCAAAAAgtatttaatcttttatatttatccCGTAATTGGATGAACAATAGAAATTTGAACTCGAGTTTCAATCAATTCTTTGATTCATTCTAAACTTTTCCATATAAGTTGCAAACAATAGATTAATCAATTAACAAGTACATCTTGTGCCAAGCCAGCTGCACTCAGATTCAATAGACTCAGACTGTTGGGatgaaaaatgtaattaatatgtgtgtttttattttaaaattttaacactaATCCAAAATAAAGGCACTAGGTTGAACTCGTGAATGCTTGAAAAAGTTTCTGAATACATAAAAAGGAAAGGCATTATTGTGTGACACCTATActtttctaaatttatgatGTTGAAAACAATTAACAAGATGGCAGAGTCCTAAACATTTGCATAGTAGTAGCACTAAAACATTTGTCAGAATTGCAGCAGCACAATGGTATATCAGCAATTGGGACGACAAAGGTGAGATTGAGCAGTAGTAAAATTTTGGTGGAACTCATTGCAATAATAGTGCAGTATGggtgacatttttttctttagtatCAATTTCTTAATTTCTAGAATCTGAAACATTTTGAAATCCTGTCACTCATTAAAATCTATCCTGGTTCCTAACTCAAACTGAACTTTCTTTCTGAGTTCTAATCTATTAGGGATAAGAAAAGAAGACATTAAGACAGCAACAGtcccataaaaatgaaataaacaagAGAAGTCTCATCTCAGATGGGCAATTTTCTTTAGTTCTTCAAAGGAAGCAGGGGggagaaagattaaaaaataaggtGTGAGAAGATGTATCATGTTATATTagataaaagaaacaaacagcCTGTTGTTAAggaaatagaaattaaaaaaaaaagttgcactAGGATGTAACATAATTTTTCGTATTTGTGAGTTATAAGTAGCAACCATGAATGTCATAGTACTGCATGATGAATATTTAGAGAACTTAAGGTCCAAAGAGAGAAATCCATACCCTTATAGATTGAATAAGCTTGGGAGTGGCATCAGAGTATTTATAAGTCACAGGATGCCAACCACGGCGTTCATGGTCTTTGGAGGCAGAAAGATCCCAAGCCGAATATGTCAATGATCTTCGTGATAGTTCTCCTTCAAGGCCTTCTTGCTGAATTCAAAGACAATGGCTTAAAAAGTGACATTACAATCACCATGATGAAGTAAAAAAACAGTGTGGTTTGTCCTTCAATTCTAGGCCCTTCATTTGATGTACCAAACAATTCACATAGTGCAAAGGCAGAAGCTAGAAAAAGGTGCTAACACTATCAGATTCACATATCTAGCAGCAGGCAGGTAACTGCTTTCTCAAAGACtaataacttctgatttatttaattctttcacaaaaaaaaaaaaacttgcttaatttaataaataaattttcactTACAGCCAGTAAAGTCTGAACATAATGTTCATCTGGTATACAATTATGCTCCTTTGCTGGATCAATTGGCTGGAAACCAaggaattataaattataaattaaaatataaaattaatagctTTTTCTTGAAACACATCAAGAaactttttgataaaaattaaatgacctTTCAAGATTACTTACAGATGTGTGTTCCCTCCAAAACTCAGGTAGTGATCTCCTCTgcatagtaataataaattgatcAGATAAGTTCAAGGAATAAACAGGTCCTCAAAAAAACAAgattacataaaataattaacttgACAATATTGTTAAAAGGTCGAAATACTTCTGTTAATGCCTTCTCAATGGACAACAAGATTCATCTGTTATATGCTCTTAGTTATTGTTTCAAAAAGAATCCTCCTTGAATACTATTTTTGGGTGCAATGTGAGCACCAATTGTTTTATGCAACAAAGGAACCCGTGATAAGTGAATTGCTTGCCTTGCAATTCTGTTGAAAAATTGGAAACACAGTACTGTCATTTACAACCACCTCTGCATGCTTTCTTGTCAGAACAGCCCACTACAAGAAGACATAGCATAAGCTATTATCACTACTTTGTTGTTACTTTCTGATAGAACGTTTTGAAAGCAACCACTTCAGTACACAAGGCTGTTACCTGAGATCCCTTCCTCCAGTTATGAACAGGGATAATAGGAAACATCTTCGGATTGTACCGACCCTGCTTTGTATCAGCAAAGCTGTTTCCACCATTGTgttgacaaatataaaattacaagcaattcaaaataaaaaacttcaatGTTGCACAAATTACATTACATATTTTTGCATGGCGATAATACCAAAACCACCTTATGAGAAAGAATGACATGCAGGAAAGAACATATAACAGTGACATTGATAAGTTATGATAAAGCACACCAGTGGTAGAGACATGACTTCATATTACAATAACAATGAAATAGTAAacttagaaatttagaatattggTAGAGCCTCTAGCACTAATTTTATGTGAGAATAACGATTCTTCCCAATAATAGAGTTATTTTGCAGCTATGGAAAGTATGATCTTTGCCCAAAGAAATGCTAAAAGTAGGGCCAAATGACTCTAGAATCATAGAAGTAAACTTTGGAATCCAATGTTTTAAGCTATGGATGACTAAAGACTGAATAAATGCACAAACGCCAGTACCAAGGAATGGTTCAAGAAATCCCCACTTATTGGACTAAGACAAGGTTATGGATGTGGGCTTCGTCTGCTTTGGACATCAAAGTAAATATACACTTTGTAGAAGAGTCAAATCAACTGTAGATAGCATCTTCCACTTTCAATACTTTAGTTCAACAAATTTTCAAGCCATGTGTTATGCATAATGTTTCATAGATGCTGTACCTTTAACAAATACATACACAATCTTAGATGAGCCTCTATCAAGCCATTGAGCACTGAATTGCATCAAATCAATATGCTAAGAACTGACCTTCATTTGACAATAACCTCTGTCCCTCCGgccaaaatataacaaaaacaggGAGACTAGAACTATAAGTAACATACTACATAATATGCTAcctcttttttcatttcttattttttcagttttttacgTCTCTTTTAACTTTCACAGCACAGAGTAACTGTTAACAAGGATCAATCTACTTTTATTCTTCTACAGTTTGGAAAAATGCTAACTACTACTCTGGAGATCCAACAAATGAGACAATTCATTGCACCAATAGTGCATggaaaatatacaatttaaagtCCTTTTACTACAAAACACTCTCCTCTTTGTTGTAAAATTCAGGATTGATCAATACAACAAAAAAAAGGTTGGAACTTTGTTCTGTGTCTAAAGATGGTTGGGCTTCAAGTGTCTAAGCATAATGCtcaatcaaattaagtttttagaatTGTTAAAAAACGTGCTCGCCAACTAACCTGTCCACAAAACTAGTTGATGTTGACATGATATAGTTGTATGTATAACCAAAGTTGTATAGAGGTATGCAGCTGAAAAAGATGACAAGTAACTTGTTAGTAAGTGAAAACTCAAAATACCCTTAACTCCAAGAGGCTAACAAGACAGTATATCAAGTAGCAGCTGTTGAGAATCATTATCACCTGTCTGATAGAAAAACAAAGCGCTCATTGTAAGGATCCTCAAGCGCATGTCTAAGCAATATACGCTCTGCCTCAATCATACTAGCTTCTCCCCAATCTACCTGAAATACGACATAAATATTATCACGTCAATGGAAACGGAGAGTCAGAATTTGAATGTTAAAACAAATTCTGTCATTAAGATTTCAGCTAATAAGAGCACATGTACAAGACCACAGATTAATTACTTATTGTTTTACTAAGAGATTCCATCCCATGAACACATTACGAACCTGTATACTATCATTAACTTGACGATCCAAAAAATGGACCGATCTTGTTGTTGccttgttaaaaataaatccaGGCCTCGAGTGCACAAAAATTGAGAATCTATTCTCCTCTCCCTGAACATAATATCAACACTTAGTATTAATTCTCCTGTTCACAAAGTCCATAATACCACACAACACCCTTAGAAAGATAGAAAAGAATTCATTGAAGCCTCCAAGTTTTGACTcggttaaattaattaatcttttatgCTACAAAATCCGTCATAAACCTGCCtagaattattaaaatcattataagCCACTCCTAAAACAGTATTTTAAAACTCATCAAGAATCATAATGTCAAACTAATCAAACGTCgacaataaataatactaataagaAGGAACTGATTATAATTAGATTGTtactttaacttaaattaaaaactaattataagaAAACATACCTTGAAAAATTTATCCCAAACCATTTCGAGAGGAAGCCGATTTCTGGCAATAAATAGGAAGGCAATTTTCGGCTTTTGATCGAAACGATGTCGTAGAGAGATAATTCTCGTGCAATTACTCTGCATCAACACCAAACTGACTAAACAGAATCCTACCAAAATGGCGGCAAAAATTTTCCGTTTCCATCTATAAAAGTGAAACTTCTGCTGTTTTCGCTTCATTTATGTCACTAACCAACGCCGTTTGACTCCAACTCCTCCACCATCTATCAACACTCAACACCGATTAACTGAAGATCCAACCGAGATCCATTCAATGGGAGCGGGTCATGACACCAACTCCAAGAAACAAAGAACAAACGAAACGGTTGAAGACTGAGTTTGAAGTCCGGTTGAAGCAAGGGAGTGAAAGAGAGATGAAATGAGGAAGACGAAGGTGACTTGACTTCACAAGTGAGCTTCTGGCATTTTCTGAGTCATGGTGTCGCAACAATAAATAAAGTGCGAGTGATTTTTGTTAGTTGAGTTGCGTGTAATGTAGGGAATCAGATCCCTTTTGTTTGtgaagttaaataaaattaaataaaaaaatattaacaatttcCAAAAGCAATtattactaattatttattattattaagtcgaGATTTGTTGTTAAAATCATATTCTTATAACAAACGGttaagtgtttaaatttgagAGGATGAGAGGAACATTGTACCCACTGGGGCAAGTTGAAAGGATCTATTTGAAGAGCACTGCAACCACCAAGTGGAGCATTCAAATGGCTTTAGGTAGTACTGGATTCGGGCTTGAGCCTAagcttggttttttttttttttttaatttgaatcaaacttttaacttaactttttactaaaatgatattgttttaatgtataatgatcaaaataatatcattatatattaaatttttttaactcgtAAATTTGCCAAACTGAACACTCTAAAActcaaattagaaaatattgaattttcaagcttgagcttgaacttgTTTGGGTTGagtttgttttagatttatttcaatcaaacttgaattcaaactcaaataaactcTATTCAAATTCAGCCCTAACTTTAAGTGGAAAAGcttaagttaaattaaattttcattaacccCTTAAATCCTAAATGCCTGGAGACTTATAAGTTGGGCCTCCTTTCATCATGATTTGGGCCCagaattattattcaatttaactTGCCCGAACAACGTCGTCGTTTCCATCCATCAGCCTCGTGCTCTTGCCACAATCTTCCGAACACAACTAAGCTTTGCAGAGGGCTCCAAACATGTCGACAGAATCATCTTTCCTCTCTCAGTTTACTGTCAAAAGGTTCAAATCCCTAAACATACATTGTTATTTACTATCCCTGTCTCTCTTTTTGCTTGgtggataaatatataaatatatattatatcgttaGAATTttacgaaaaagaaaaaaataatctttgcTGTCGTTGAAGCCACTGTAGTTGTTCCTTGAACCAATCTGGAACGAAGAGACCGGCATGGGCACGCCCCAAATTAGTTAATTTGCAGAGAGGTCCTTCTAGAAGTGAAAATTTATCAACAAGGGCATGCTTTAGAGCTGCAGTTGGTGATAAAGACGGTGTGATCATTGTTGACCATGGTTCGCGTCGTAGAGAATCCAACCTCATGCTAAGTGAGCTCTAAACTTCTCTGTCATACCCTTTTGGCTGTTGCACTGATAATTTTAGCCTTGATGGTTTTTCAGTATTGAATTTGACGTGTTTCATTACTTAGCTTATTATTAAGGgctattttttttcaatttattgaaTTTCAGATGAATTTGTAGTCATGTTTAGAGGCAAAACTGGGTATCCAATTGTAGAGCCTGCACATATGGTATTCTTTCTTCAACTCTTTTCTTTTTGCAGGGTTTTTGGGTTGCTGAAAATATGAAGAGATGCTAATGTTTAAGTATTAGAACTAGAGAATTTTGGAGAGggaataattaaataagataatttatgataaattttgttattgggGCGGTAAGACAGTTGAAAAAAAGGAACTAAAAAATGTAGGATATAAATTACATATAAGATAGTTCCATGGAGGTTGTGCCTGTTGGTCACACTGTAGCTCTGCCTATGCTTGTGTAGTACACAGTAGTTCTTTTGGCTGCAAGAGATGAGAATCTTagctttcttcttgtttcttctaTTTTGTTCTGATCTAAATAGGAGTTGGCAGAGCCATCAATAAAAGATGCATTTGGCTTGTGTGTTCAACAAGGAGCAAGTCGGGTGGTTGTGAGcccattttttctctttcctgGACGACATTGGCACAAGGTAGTTCTTTCTAATTATTTTGAGTAACTTGACTATGATTTTATTCTCACTATTGGTGACTGTAGTGTGTTGCATGTTAAAATGCATTACTTTTGTGCTATTCTACAGGATATACCTTCCTTGACTGCTGAAGCTGCAAAGGAGCACCCAGGTGTTTCATATATGGTTACTGCACCTCTTGGTTTGCATGAGCTACTAGTGGTATGTAATGTCTGTATTTTCTTTTGGATTGCTACTGTGAACTGTGGAGTCCATGTTTCTGAAGCTTGCATATTCAGTGCTAAAATTTCTTTGCCCTATGTAAATTGATGTTACAACACATCAATGCTTTGCATATCATTCACAGAGATGGGAATATTTCAAAATGTTCCTGATTATGGACAATACACCCAGGCCAATTTAATAGCTTGTGCTTTTTACCTTGCTCACTTctaataatcatttttaaacagaaaatttcctctgattttaattttctgttgcATTTAGAGTCCTTTTACTCAGATTTGCAGTTTGGCACTCTTGGAAATGGTcttgattaataattatatatagatGAAGTTGAGTGAAATATACACAACAACACACATACGTGCTTTCTTACTTAAGTTGTTCGCATTGCAGGATGTTGTGAATGACAGACTGAATCATTGCTTAAGCCATGTAGCAGGGGATGCAGATGAGTGTGCAGCTTGTGCCGGTACAAACAAGTGCAGGCTCTATGGGTATGCGatgatttaaaatttgactttagTAGAAGTACCTTCTAAGATTAATGCATAGTTATATGCCATTAGCTGAAGCAATAATGTAATGTTGTAAGTTGGATGATGtactttagtaattttattacttttggcGATAATGGTTCTGTGCAATGATAGTTAGCAAGTTCAAGCCTGATGTGACTTATTCTTTGCAGAGTTGGCTCTTAGACAGTGAAgctgaataaaaaatatggtgACTAGAGTCTTAAGAGTGTTGACATTGAGTGTAATAATTTGAATGTATTCACTTAATCTCATGTCATCTTGATCTTCCTCCTCAGCATGTCACATTCAAATGGCCAGCAGACACTGTTTAAGGAACTTTTGGTGCCTTTTGCTTCCCCTACCTAACGCTGAAAAATCTGGGCACCTTGAAAAATTAGTGTAGCATTTTTCTTGCATATACAGTGATCCCAGTCTAAGCTAACCAAGAGAGAACTAATCTGGAAGCCTCAATTGCTAATTTTGGCGGCCAGCAGTTGGTTAATGGAGGTGTGATGGCTGATCCTCTGGAAAACATTTTACTTTTGGATATCTATCCTTATTACCTTCCTTTTTGTACTGAAATCCTGTGTAATCTGCTTCTCTGACTTCTATTTTTATTgtactgttaaaaaaaattgtttgatttaatgttacataaatttgtatttgtattgtTACTTACTGGTTAAAGGCTCATTTACAATTACAGGCggcattttatataaaatttctgGTTTACCAATGTACTCCTACTAGCCTCTTGATCTTCCTAGATTAATCGTGaaatttccttcaaaattaagagaaatAGATACTCTATATAGAACCTGAATGTTTCAAACTTAGTTATGGATTCTTTTTCTGTATCACTGGTCTAGAGGAACTGAAGCTTGAAGAGATCTTATACTTTCATGGTAAAAGTTTGCAATGAAAACTTGCATCGATTTTACGTTTATCAACTTTATCATCATCAGGCCATATTCTGGGGTATATCCATATATACGTGTGTTGTACTAATCAATGTCTATAGTATGTATGcacaaactatttttttcatatgCTTCATAACTTGCATACATTAGCCTTATTAGCCACATTAAATGTCTGCCCTTGATGTCTTTTCGCTTCTTGGGGATGACAATTTCTTCGGCATTCCTACCTGGCTTGCAGATTTATTTCTTCCTCTacatgtttggttgaataaattgcttgAAGAAATTCCAGATTCTGGAGAAACTCTCCCTTTCAAGCTTCTTACTAGCATTAACTTGAGCATCTGCTTGAGCGGTTGTTTCCTTTTCAACAGCAAGCAAGAGAAGTGAAAGGACCTGTTGGTCTGCAATGCCAGGATGATACTTCTTCTGCAACTTCCTATAAAGCCTCTTTTAATTTCTTGCCCATTTGCATCAAGTGAAACTCCCAACAACTCATATCGTagtagttattttattttcttgctcTTTCTCCTACCCATTTACGGCATCTTATTACTCTGCATTTCTTCCTCCGTCTTCAGAGCAACACTCAACCAATCAAGAGTTTCACAATTGAAGCTCACATTATCACAAACTTATATTACAATTTCATATATACACTAAAATGTCAATCTTAACTTGAGTTGGGgctcatttttattcaaattaaaaccataaacttGGGCAGTGTAGCTTTGGGCACTGAAACATGATAACTCTAAGCCATAGAAGTTGGCATATACTTGCTGCCAGAGTTCTTGAGTATTCTTCAATCCCACCGAGGATTCAATCTTAACAAGATGATAAAATTCAATGCCAGCAGCTGGAACAAAACGATGTCGTATGGTAAAACCGGAAGCTCAACTATCCGAATAAACGACAACGTTTTATG from Mangifera indica cultivar Alphonso chromosome 8, CATAS_Mindica_2.1, whole genome shotgun sequence includes:
- the LOC123222598 gene encoding glycosyltransferase BC10-like isoform X2, which encodes MKRKQQKFHFYRWKRKIFAAILVGFCLVSLVLMQSNCTRIISLRHRFDQKPKIAFLFIARNRLPLEMVWDKFFKVDWGEASMIEAERILLRHALEDPYNERFVFLSDSCIPLYNFGYTYNYIMSTSTSFVDSFADTKQGRYNPKMFPIIPVHNWRKGSQWAVLTRKHAEVVVNDSTVFPIFQQNCKRRSLPEFWREHTSPIDPAKEHNCIPDEHYVQTLLAQEGLEGELSRRSLTYSAWDLSASKDHERRGWHPVTYKYSDATPKLIQSIREIDNIYYETEYRREWCSNKGKPSRCFLFARKFTRPAALHLLNMSVLGAENVQGMNETAAK
- the LOC123222598 gene encoding glycosyltransferase BC10-like isoform X1, yielding MKRKQQKFHFYRWKRKIFAAILVGFCLVSLVLMQSNCTRIISLRHRFDQKPKIAFLFIARNRLPLEMVWDKFFKGEENRFSIFVHSRPGFIFNKATTRSVHFLDRQVNDSIQVDWGEASMIEAERILLRHALEDPYNERFVFLSDSCIPLYNFGYTYNYIMSTSTSFVDSFADTKQGRYNPKMFPIIPVHNWRKGSQWAVLTRKHAEVVVNDSTVFPIFQQNCKRRSLPEFWREHTSPIDPAKEHNCIPDEHYVQTLLAQEGLEGELSRRSLTYSAWDLSASKDHERRGWHPVTYKYSDATPKLIQSIREIDNIYYETEYRREWCSNKGKPSRCFLFARKFTRPAALHLLNMSVLGAENVQGMNETAAK
- the LOC123222760 gene encoding sirohydrochlorin ferrochelatase, chloroplastic isoform X2, which produces MSTESSFLSQFTVKSCSLNQSGTKRPAWARPKLVNLQRGPSRSENLSTRACFRAAVGDKDGVIIVDHGSRRRESNLMLNEFVVMFRGKTGYPIVEPAHMELAEPSIKDAFGLCVQQGASRVVVSPFFLFPGRHWHKDIPSLTAEAAKEHPGVSYMVTAPLGLHELLVDVVNDRLNHCLSHVAGDADECAACAGTNKCRLYGMSHSNGQQTLFKELLVPFASPT
- the LOC123222760 gene encoding sirohydrochlorin ferrochelatase, chloroplastic isoform X1 yields the protein MSTESSFLSQFTVKSHCSCSLNQSGTKRPAWARPKLVNLQRGPSRSENLSTRACFRAAVGDKDGVIIVDHGSRRRESNLMLNEFVVMFRGKTGYPIVEPAHMELAEPSIKDAFGLCVQQGASRVVVSPFFLFPGRHWHKDIPSLTAEAAKEHPGVSYMVTAPLGLHELLVDVVNDRLNHCLSHVAGDADECAACAGTNKCRLYGMSHSNGQQTLFKELLVPFASPT
- the LOC123222760 gene encoding sirohydrochlorin ferrochelatase, chloroplastic isoform X3, with protein sequence MSTESSFLSQFTVKSHCSCSLNQSGTKRPAWARPKLVNLQRGPSRSENLSTRACFRAAVGDKDGVIIVDHGSRRRESNLMLNEFVVMFRGKTGYPIVEPAHMELAEPSIKDAFGLCVQQGASRVVVSPFFLFPGRHWHKDIPSLTAEAAKEHPGVSYMVTAPLGLHELLVDVVNDRLNHCLSHVAGDADECAACAGTNKCRLYGVGS